Proteins from a single region of Xenopus laevis strain J_2021 chromosome 9_10S, Xenopus_laevis_v10.1, whole genome shotgun sequence:
- the pck1.S gene encoding phosphoenolpyruvate carboxykinase 1 S homeolog (The RefSeq protein has 5 substitutions compared to this genomic sequence) yields MLYQIQAELQITGKVKQGSLNMLSPTVQNYILTNAKICQPDYIHICDGSEEENKKLLHLMEETGMVTRLHKYENCWLARTDPQDVARIESKTVIVTQEQRDTVPLAKSGQSQLGRWMSEEDFKKAFKSRFPGCMKGRTMYVIPFSMGPIGSPLSKIGIELTDSPYVVASMRIMTRIGTAVLETLGDGEFVKCLHSVGCPLPLKKPLVNNWPCNPELTLIAHIPEQREIISFGSGYGGNSLLGKKCFALRIASRIAKEEGWLAEHMLILGITNPQGEKKYFAAAFPSACGKTNLAMMKPSVPGWKIECVGDDIAWMKFDEHGNLRAINPENGFFGVAPGTSAKTNPYAMETIRNNTIFTNVGETSDGGIYWEGINKCLDPGVTLTSWKNKEWTPENGEPCAHPNSRFCTPASQCPIIDPEWESQEGVPIEGLIFGGRRPAGVPLVYEALSWQHGVFVGSAMRSEATAAAEHKGKVIMHDPFAMRPFFGYNFGKYLAHWLSMEHYPSTKLPKIFHVNWFRKDKEGNFLWPGYGENIRVLEWMFKRINGEDCAKETPIGFIPAEGALNLKGLGDVNMEELFEISKEFWEEEVKDIKKYLDDQVNADLPYEIERELSSLVERLKQL; encoded by the exons ATGCTTTACCAGATACAGGCAGAGCTGCAGATCACTGGCACAGTGAAACAGGGCAGCCTGAATATGCTCAGCCCCACAGTACAGAATTATATCCTCACTAATGCCAAGATCTGCCAGCCAGACTATATCCATATCTGTGATGGCTCCGAGGAGGAGAATAAGAAGCTTCTCCAACTGATTGAGGAAACTGGCATGATCACCAGACTGCATAAGTACAAGAACTG CTGGTTGGCACGGACAGATCCACAGGATGTGGCGAGGATTGAAAGTAAGACAGTGATTGTCACTCAGGAACAGAGAGACACCGTACCCCTGGCTAAAAGTGGGCAGAGCCAGTTGGGGCGCTGGATGTCAGAGGAGGActttaaaaaagcctttaaatCCAGATTCCCTGGTTGTATGAAAG GTCGCACAATGTACGTCATCCCATTTAGCATGGGGCCAATCGGGTCCCCGCTGTCCAAGATTGGGATTGAGTTGACTGATTCCCCATATGTGGTGGCCAGCATGAGAATCATGACTCGGATAGGAACGGCTGTCCTGGAGACTCTGGGGGATGGAGAATTTGTGAAGTGTCTACATTCTGTTGGCTGTCCTCTTCCCCTGAAAA AACCTCTAGTAAACAACTGGCCTTGTAATCCTGAGCTGACTCTCATCGCCCACATACCCGAACAGAGAGAGATTATTTCCTTTGGAAGTGGTTATGGAGGAAACTCCCTGCTGGGGAAAAAGTGCTTTGCCCTTAGAATTGCCAGCCGAATCGCCAAAGAAGAAGGGTGGCTTGCTGAGCATATGCTG ATTTTGGGTATCACCAATCCTCAAGGAGAGAAGAAGTATTTTGCGGCAGCATTCCCCAGTGCCTGCGGGAAAACAAATCTTGCTATGATGAAGCCTTCAGTTCCAGGCTGGAAGATTGAATGTGTCGGAGATGACATTGCATGGATGAAGTTCGATGAACATG GAAACCTAAGGGCCATCAACCCAGAAAATGGCTTTTTTGGGGTCGCACCTGGCACATCTGCAAAGACAAACCCATATGCCATGGAGACCATTCGAAATAACACAATTTTTACCAATGTGGGAGAAACCAGTGATGGAGGCATTTATTGGGAGGGCATTAACAAGTGTTTGGATCCAGGAGTCACCTTGACCTCTTGGAAGAACAAGGAATGGACCCCAGAGAATG GGGAACCTTGTGCTCACCCTAACTCCAGGTTCTGCACACCTGCAAGCCAGTGCCCAATCATTGACCCTGAGTGGGAGTCCCAGGAAGGTGTACCCATCGAGGGCTTAATTTTTGGAGGGCGTAGGCCAGCAG GTGTGCCACTGGTCTATGAGGCTTTGAGTTGGCAACATGGTGTTTTTGTTGGATCTGCAATGAGGTCTGAAGCAACGGCGGCAGCTGAACATAAAG GCAAGGTTATCATGCATGATCCATTTGCCATGAGACCTTTCTTTGGTTACAACTTTGGGAAATACCTTGCTCACTGGCTCAGCATGGAACACTATCCATCCACCAAGCTGCCAAAGATCTTCCACGTCAACTGGTTCCGTAAAGACAAAGAAGGCAACTTCCTGTGGCCAGGCTATGGGGAGAACATTCGCGTCCTCGAGTGGATGTTCAAAAGGATCAATGGAGAAGACTGCGCCAAAGAGACGCCCATCGGCTTCATCCCGGCTGAAGGTGCCTTGAATCTGAAAGGACTTGGTGATGTCAACATGGAAGAACTTTTTGAAATATCTAAGGAATTCTGGGAAGAGGAAGTGAAGGACATTAAAAAATATCTAGATGACCAAGTCAATGCTGATCTACCTTATGAGATTGAAAGGGAGTTGTCTTCATTAGTGGAAAGGCTTAAGCAATTGTGA